From Verrucomicrobiota bacterium JB022, one genomic window encodes:
- a CDS encoding glycosyltransferase family 2 protein has product MSASPRFSIILPTRARHGTLGRALASLWAQTYPDFEVILVDANDPDERVRQVPALQPLLADPRLRVIEMPVASPSGVSRNAALRVARGEWIVYQDDDDAARPDRLARLVERIEREPDCPLLLAGLCYHLRERRRLVQCDREVLTGDERWTVAFPSTLTFCHRREGAPVFPEEFRGGEDNYFYASMLACWQPAKVPVVNVPLVDVYPQPSPHLVAKQRGLVRTWRCLLRDFRAQMPPRVRRHFVLHTVLSRYKYCRLDYGFARYGAAYLRQAGLRGGRYLLNILLARSEWGRRRAVS; this is encoded by the coding sequence GTGTCGGCCTCGCCTCGCTTCAGTATCATCCTGCCCACTCGCGCCCGTCACGGCACGTTGGGCCGGGCCTTGGCCAGCCTGTGGGCGCAGACGTATCCGGATTTTGAGGTCATCCTGGTGGATGCGAACGATCCTGACGAGCGGGTGCGGCAAGTGCCCGCGCTTCAGCCGTTGCTGGCCGACCCCCGGCTGCGGGTGATCGAGATGCCCGTCGCCTCGCCTTCCGGAGTCTCGCGCAATGCCGCGCTGCGGGTGGCCCGGGGCGAGTGGATCGTATACCAGGACGACGACGATGCGGCTCGCCCCGACCGTCTGGCGCGTCTGGTTGAGCGGATCGAGCGTGAGCCTGATTGCCCGCTCTTGCTGGCAGGGCTGTGTTATCACCTACGGGAGCGGCGGCGGCTGGTCCAGTGCGATCGAGAGGTGCTGACGGGTGACGAGCGGTGGACGGTCGCCTTCCCCTCCACGCTCACCTTTTGCCATCGGCGAGAAGGTGCGCCCGTCTTCCCGGAAGAATTTCGCGGCGGGGAAGACAACTACTTCTATGCGTCCATGCTGGCCTGTTGGCAGCCCGCCAAGGTGCCGGTCGTAAATGTGCCGCTGGTCGACGTCTACCCACAGCCGAGCCCGCATCTGGTGGCCAAGCAGCGGGGGCTGGTGCGCACGTGGCGCTGCCTGTTGCGAGACTTCCGGGCGCAGATGCCGCCCCGCGTGCGCCGCCACTTTGTACTGCACACGGTTTTGAGCCGCTATAAGTATTGCCGTCTCGACTACGGGTTTGCCCGCTACGGCGCGGCTTACCTGCGGCAGGCTGGTCTGCGCGGCGGGCGCTACCTGCTCAATATCCTGCTCGCCCGGTCGGAGTGGGGCCGCCGTCGGGCCGTTTCGTAG
- a CDS encoding cupin domain-containing protein, whose product MKPDQKPLILGPQEGRRYACGPMTAVFKADGDETDGRYSVSEWTVAPHSPGPGPHTHDENEELFLVTEGTLAILVGEDWIDAPRGSFIRIPAGTVHDFENRSDMPATLFNVYLPGAFEPMMPAIVEWFAAQERGEPQKA is encoded by the coding sequence ATGAAGCCTGACCAGAAACCGCTGATCCTTGGCCCTCAGGAAGGCCGCCGTTATGCCTGCGGCCCGATGACCGCCGTTTTCAAAGCCGATGGCGACGAGACAGACGGGCGTTACAGCGTCTCCGAATGGACGGTGGCCCCGCACAGCCCCGGGCCGGGCCCCCATACGCACGACGAAAATGAGGAGCTGTTCCTCGTCACCGAAGGCACGCTTGCCATCCTGGTGGGGGAGGATTGGATCGACGCCCCGCGCGGCTCGTTTATCCGCATCCCTGCCGGAACGGTGCACGATTTTGAAAACCGTAGCGATATGCCCGCTACGCTCTTCAATGTCTACCTGCCGGGGGCTTTCGAGCCCATGATGCCGGCGATTGTGGAATGGTTCGCCGCGCAGGAACGCGGCGAACCTCAAAAAGCCTAG
- the rpiB gene encoding ribose 5-phosphate isomerase B — protein MKIALGTDHAGYRFKEIVKAHLQSRGIEVIDFGTNSEESVDYADFVVPAAETVVKGESDGAVVFGGSGNGEAIAANKVKGVRCGVCWNVESARLTKLHNNANVIALGGRMMPAEIVPQIIDTWLDTEFEGGRHVTRINKVHQVEQR, from the coding sequence ATGAAAATCGCGTTGGGCACAGACCACGCCGGCTACCGGTTCAAGGAAATCGTCAAGGCTCACCTCCAGAGCCGTGGCATCGAAGTGATCGACTTCGGCACCAACAGCGAGGAGTCCGTGGATTATGCGGACTTCGTGGTGCCGGCGGCCGAGACGGTCGTGAAGGGCGAGAGCGACGGCGCGGTCGTCTTTGGCGGCAGCGGAAACGGTGAGGCCATCGCCGCCAACAAAGTCAAGGGCGTGCGTTGCGGCGTCTGCTGGAACGTCGAAAGCGCCCGGCTGACGAAGCTGCACAACAACGCCAATGTCATCGCCCTTGGTGGCCGCATGATGCCTGCGGAGATCGTGCCGCAGATCATCGACACCTGGCTCGATACCGAGTTCGAAGGTGGCCGCCACGTTACCCGGATCAACAAGGTCCACCAAGTCGAGCAACGCTAG
- the hemB gene encoding porphobilinogen synthase produces the protein MSEGPTLPGYRLTHRPRRLRRTPAIRAMVQETRVTADDLIMPLFVIEGDGAPEPIQSMPGQQRWPIRQLVRECLQLAQLGIRGVALFPKLDSSLKNPTGDEALNRETLVLRAVRAIKQAVPELCVITDVALDPYTTHGHDGVLTADGSDVDNDLTLERLARMAVLQAEAGVDFVAPSDMMDGRIAVIREALDEAGYTNTGIIAYSAKFNSAYYGPFRDAVGSAQAAGTTLLGKHTYQLDPANAREAALEVELDVMEGADAVMVKPAGAYLDIIRQTRDAVDLPVAAYQVSGEYAQIMAASQLGWLDLKRTRDESLLAIKRAGADMILTYFARDVAHSLKHGDERNVAPIFEQSGGI, from the coding sequence ATGTCCGAAGGCCCTACCCTCCCTGGCTACCGACTGACCCACCGCCCGCGCCGCCTCCGCCGCACCCCCGCCATCCGTGCGATGGTGCAGGAAACGCGCGTGACCGCCGACGACCTGATCATGCCATTGTTCGTGATCGAGGGAGACGGCGCGCCGGAGCCGATCCAGTCGATGCCCGGGCAGCAGCGTTGGCCCATCCGCCAGTTGGTGCGCGAGTGCCTGCAGCTGGCCCAGCTCGGCATCCGCGGGGTGGCCCTCTTTCCCAAGCTCGACAGCTCGCTCAAGAACCCGACGGGCGATGAGGCCCTGAACCGGGAAACGCTCGTGCTGCGGGCCGTCCGCGCGATCAAGCAGGCCGTGCCGGAGCTGTGCGTGATCACCGACGTCGCGCTCGACCCCTACACCACCCACGGCCACGACGGCGTGCTGACCGCCGACGGCAGCGATGTCGACAACGACCTGACGCTTGAGCGCCTCGCGCGCATGGCCGTGCTGCAAGCCGAGGCCGGTGTGGATTTTGTCGCCCCCAGCGACATGATGGACGGCCGGATCGCCGTGATCCGCGAAGCCCTCGACGAGGCGGGCTACACCAACACGGGTATCATCGCCTACAGCGCCAAGTTTAACAGCGCCTACTACGGGCCCTTCCGCGATGCGGTGGGCAGTGCGCAGGCCGCCGGCACGACCTTGCTCGGCAAGCACACCTACCAGCTCGACCCCGCCAACGCCCGCGAAGCCGCCCTCGAAGTGGAGCTGGACGTGATGGAAGGGGCCGACGCGGTGATGGTGAAGCCCGCGGGTGCCTACCTCGACATCATCCGCCAGACACGCGACGCCGTGGACCTGCCGGTGGCCGCCTATCAGGTGAGCGGCGAATATGCCCAGATCATGGCCGCCTCTCAGCTCGGCTGGCTCGATCTCAAGCGCACCCGCGACGAAAGCCTGCTGGCGATCAAGCGCGCCGGCGCCGACATGATCCTCACTTACTTCGCCCGCGACGTCGCCCACAGCCTCAAGCACGGCGACGAACGCAACGTCGCCCCTATCTTCGAGCAAAGCGGCGGGATTTGA
- a CDS encoding NAD(P)/FAD-dependent oxidoreductase yields MADNMHQAETHRPRIVVLGAGFGGLTFAQNFDDSQADVVVVDRQNHHLFQPLLYQVATAGLSAPEIAKPIRQILRQKRHTTVLMDEAVDLDLTRREIQLRDRPQPLPYDYLVLAVGARTNYFGNDQWEQFAPGLKSLDDATRLRHNLLLAFEEAENTDDPELRERLLTFVVVGGGPTGVEMAGAIAELARHVLDRDFKRVDLKAAKVILVEGMDRVLPPFPQKLSESARRQLEEMGVEVITGELAKDIRKGEIELPSRTIKAENIIWTAGVKASALLDQLPVEKDRGGRIMVKPDCSLPGFDHVFALGDIINLKDTKGRQVPGIAPGAMQTGEYVAKLIGEELKAQAAHQKLPERKPFTYWDKGNMATIGKKRAVAQVGKLEFGGFFAWLGWLFIHLMFLIGFRNKLAVLLQWAYAYIRDKRGARVITNMDGSFLFKNEKAQPVHRALLRRGRSHSVAQTVAGGKQ; encoded by the coding sequence ATGGCTGATAACATGCATCAGGCGGAGACTCACCGGCCACGCATCGTGGTCCTCGGAGCCGGCTTCGGCGGGCTCACTTTCGCCCAGAATTTTGACGACTCTCAAGCGGACGTGGTCGTGGTAGACCGCCAAAACCACCACCTCTTCCAGCCGCTGCTCTACCAGGTTGCCACGGCTGGGCTCTCCGCGCCCGAGATCGCCAAGCCCATCCGCCAGATCCTCCGGCAAAAGCGCCACACCACTGTGCTGATGGATGAAGCGGTCGACCTCGACCTGACGCGCCGCGAGATCCAGTTGCGCGACCGCCCGCAGCCGCTGCCCTACGATTACCTCGTGCTGGCCGTCGGCGCGCGCACCAACTATTTTGGCAACGACCAGTGGGAGCAGTTCGCGCCCGGCCTCAAGAGCCTCGACGATGCCACCCGCCTGCGTCACAACCTGCTGCTCGCCTTCGAGGAGGCGGAAAATACCGACGATCCCGAGCTGCGCGAGCGCCTGCTGACCTTCGTGGTCGTGGGTGGCGGCCCGACCGGAGTCGAGATGGCGGGGGCGATTGCCGAGCTTGCCCGCCACGTGCTCGACCGCGACTTCAAGCGCGTGGACCTCAAGGCGGCCAAGGTGATCCTCGTGGAGGGCATGGACCGCGTGCTGCCGCCCTTCCCGCAAAAGCTTTCCGAAAGCGCCCGCCGTCAACTGGAGGAAATGGGCGTCGAAGTCATTACCGGCGAATTGGCCAAAGACATCCGCAAGGGGGAGATCGAGCTGCCCAGCCGCACGATCAAGGCCGAAAACATCATCTGGACCGCCGGGGTGAAGGCGAGCGCGCTGCTCGATCAATTGCCCGTGGAAAAAGACCGTGGCGGCCGTATCATGGTCAAGCCCGACTGCTCACTGCCCGGCTTCGACCACGTCTTTGCGCTCGGCGACATCATCAACCTAAAGGACACCAAAGGCCGTCAGGTGCCCGGCATTGCTCCCGGTGCCATGCAGACGGGCGAATACGTGGCCAAGCTGATCGGCGAAGAGCTGAAGGCACAGGCCGCCCACCAGAAGCTGCCCGAGCGCAAGCCCTTTACCTACTGGGACAAGGGCAACATGGCCACGATCGGCAAAAAGCGGGCCGTGGCGCAGGTGGGCAAGCTGGAGTTTGGCGGCTTTTTCGCCTGGCTCGGTTGGCTGTTTATCCACCTGATGTTCCTGATCGGCTTCCGCAACAAGCTGGCCGTGCTCCTGCAGTGGGCCTACGCCTACATTCGAGACAAGCGTGGCGCGCGGGTCATCACCAACATGGACGGCTCCTTCCTCTTCAAGAACGAGAAGGCGCAACCCGTCCACCGGGCTCTGCTCCGGCGCGGCCGCTCCCACTCCGTCGCCCAGACGGTGGCAGGCGGCAAGCAGTAA
- the cmk gene encoding (d)CMP kinase, with the protein MAQEQFLIIALDGGAATGKSSTSRGLARLHNLLHVDTGTHYRALTLACLEAAVAPIASPDLITLLEQLALGCRIDDREANVTVNGRQPTMEELRADEVNSLVSRYAALPEVREAVKAYQRGLAEEARRSGFDGLIMDGRDIGTVIFPDADLKVFLFADESTRAQRRAAEGQVDAIGDRDKADQQRKTAPLVPAADAQRIDTGSFTLNEVIAQISGLIEDARAAKLG; encoded by the coding sequence ATGGCGCAAGAGCAATTCCTGATCATCGCGTTGGACGGCGGCGCGGCGACCGGCAAATCGTCGACTTCACGCGGCCTCGCCCGGCTGCACAACCTGCTGCACGTCGACACCGGCACGCACTACCGCGCCTTGACGCTCGCCTGCCTGGAGGCCGCCGTCGCCCCCATTGCCAGCCCGGACTTGATTACGCTGCTGGAGCAACTGGCCCTGGGCTGCCGTATCGACGACCGCGAGGCCAACGTGACCGTTAACGGTCGCCAGCCGACGATGGAGGAGTTGCGGGCCGACGAAGTGAACAGCCTCGTCTCCCGCTACGCCGCCCTGCCCGAGGTGCGCGAAGCGGTGAAGGCCTATCAGCGCGGACTGGCCGAAGAGGCCCGCCGCAGTGGCTTCGACGGCCTGATCATGGATGGCCGCGACATCGGCACCGTGATTTTCCCGGATGCAGACCTCAAGGTCTTCCTTTTTGCCGACGAATCCACCCGTGCCCAGCGCCGCGCCGCCGAGGGCCAGGTGGACGCCATTGGCGACCGAGACAAGGCCGACCAGCAGCGCAAGACGGCCCCGCTCGTCCCCGCCGCCGACGCCCAGCGTATCGACACCGGCTCTTTTACGCTCAACGAGGTGATCGCGCAAATCTCGGGCCTGATCGAAGACGCCCGCGCCGCGAAGCTGGGTTAG
- the aroA gene encoding 3-phosphoshikimate 1-carboxyvinyltransferase, with product MQDPLPIVPFSQPVRARVRVPGSKSLTNRILILAALSNQRVTLRNALFSRDTRIMATALDQVGIKVEADENTETIVVEGTGGWIPGEEAHIHVGNAGTVARFLTAFLALREDGKFHLDGDEAMRKRPMGGLIEALQAQGCEFTFHDEPGCFPFTMETHGLKGGLVQVDASASSQILSALLMVAPYALSECSFELSAANVRRPFVHMTLGLMKELGQEIEESIRGELLCFQVSRGRSYKFNPDEYIVGADMTAASYFLAVPLVNRGGPTWSVAIADLQRGLTWQGDRQFIPVAEQCGLQVYYRPNGDVIAEFTPDTTGPTHQPSVAQSPGTVDFREFSDTFLTLAAIAPLFDEPTKITGIAHTRHQETDRVAAMATELRKLLGPDNVIETEDSLEIIPDPESLRAAAERGVEIDTYDDHRVAMSFAVLGCANVRGDNQPWLKIRNPACCGKTFPNFFEILRLIREDSDYQYQTRTPWGARA from the coding sequence ATGCAAGATCCGCTGCCTATCGTTCCCTTTTCTCAGCCGGTGCGCGCCCGTGTGCGCGTCCCCGGTTCGAAGAGCCTGACCAACCGCATCCTGATTCTCGCCGCTCTCAGCAATCAGCGGGTCACGCTCCGCAACGCCCTTTTCAGCCGCGATACCCGTATCATGGCCACGGCGCTCGACCAGGTGGGCATCAAGGTGGAGGCCGATGAAAACACTGAAACCATCGTGGTCGAAGGCACCGGCGGCTGGATCCCGGGCGAAGAGGCCCACATTCACGTGGGCAACGCCGGCACGGTCGCACGCTTCCTCACGGCCTTCCTCGCGTTGCGCGAAGATGGCAAATTCCACCTCGACGGCGATGAAGCGATGCGCAAGCGCCCGATGGGCGGGCTGATCGAGGCCCTGCAGGCCCAAGGCTGCGAGTTCACCTTCCACGACGAGCCGGGTTGCTTCCCCTTTACGATGGAGACGCACGGCCTCAAGGGCGGCCTCGTGCAAGTCGATGCCAGCGCGAGCAGCCAGATCCTTTCCGCGCTGCTGATGGTGGCCCCCTATGCGCTCAGCGAGTGCAGCTTTGAGCTTTCGGCCGCCAACGTGCGCCGCCCCTTCGTCCACATGACCCTCGGGCTGATGAAGGAGCTGGGGCAGGAAATCGAGGAAAGCATCCGGGGCGAGCTCCTCTGCTTCCAGGTTTCGCGTGGCCGCAGCTACAAGTTCAACCCCGACGAGTACATCGTGGGGGCCGACATGACGGCAGCGTCTTACTTCCTCGCCGTGCCGCTGGTCAACCGGGGCGGGCCCACCTGGTCGGTCGCGATTGCCGACCTGCAGCGCGGGCTTACCTGGCAGGGCGACCGCCAGTTTATCCCGGTGGCGGAGCAGTGTGGCCTGCAGGTCTACTACCGCCCCAATGGCGACGTAATCGCGGAATTCACCCCCGACACCACCGGGCCGACTCATCAGCCGAGCGTCGCCCAAAGCCCCGGCACGGTCGATTTCCGCGAGTTTTCGGACACCTTCCTCACGCTGGCCGCGATTGCCCCGCTCTTCGACGAGCCGACCAAGATCACTGGCATCGCCCACACGCGCCATCAGGAGACCGACCGCGTGGCCGCCATGGCGACCGAGCTACGCAAGCTCCTGGGGCCGGACAACGTGATCGAGACCGAGGATTCCCTCGAAATCATCCCCGACCCGGAATCGCTGCGCGCCGCAGCCGAGCGTGGGGTGGAGATCGACACCTACGACGATCACCGCGTCGCGATGAGCTTTGCCGTGCTGGGCTGCGCCAATGTGCGCGGCGACAACCAACCGTGGCTGAAAATCCGCAACCCCGCCTGCTGCGGCAAGACCTTCCCCAACTTCTTCGAGATCCTGCGCCTCATCCGCGAAGACTCGGACTACCAATACCAAACGCGCACGCCTTGGGGTGCCCGCGCGTAA
- a CDS encoding prephenate dehydrogenase/arogenate dehydrogenase family protein has product MQQLTIIAPGLLGASLGMAAKRVSLVERVHVWARRAETRLECEAQPWCDAVFAEPEAAAQGADLVVICTPVNEIARYAALLAPVLQPGALVTDVGSTKGQLCRDAQAAMPEGVAFVGSHPMAGSEKTGLAHAQADLFRDRACLVTPLPDTPREAVEKICRFWRELDMEVTTMDPDRHDEIVANISHLPHLLASALCSLLAQKDHAWQAFAGNGLRDTTRIAAGSPTLWRDIVEQNRDEVLRSLTAFEDELARLRSTVANRDWPQLRHILERGKHYRDELA; this is encoded by the coding sequence TTGCAACAACTGACGATCATCGCCCCCGGCCTTTTAGGTGCCTCCCTCGGGATGGCCGCCAAGCGCGTGAGCCTGGTGGAGCGCGTGCATGTGTGGGCCCGCCGCGCCGAAACCCGCCTGGAGTGCGAGGCGCAGCCGTGGTGCGACGCCGTCTTTGCCGAGCCGGAGGCCGCCGCCCAAGGGGCGGACCTGGTCGTGATCTGCACCCCGGTCAACGAGATCGCCCGTTATGCTGCGTTGCTGGCCCCGGTGTTGCAGCCGGGCGCGCTGGTGACGGACGTCGGCAGCACCAAAGGTCAGCTCTGCCGCGATGCACAAGCCGCGATGCCCGAAGGGGTGGCCTTTGTGGGCTCGCACCCGATGGCTGGCTCGGAAAAGACGGGCCTCGCGCACGCCCAGGCCGATCTTTTTCGCGACCGCGCCTGCCTCGTCACCCCGCTGCCCGACACTCCGCGCGAAGCGGTCGAAAAGATCTGCCGCTTTTGGCGCGAGCTGGACATGGAGGTGACGACGATGGACCCCGACCGCCACGACGAGATCGTCGCCAACATCAGCCACTTGCCACACCTCCTCGCCAGTGCCCTCTGCAGCCTGCTGGCCCAGAAAGACCACGCGTGGCAGGCCTTCGCAGGCAACGGCTTGCGCGACACCACACGCATCGCCGCCGGCAGCCCGACGCTGTGGCGCGACATCGTGGAGCAGAATCGCGACGAGGTGCTGCGCTCTCTCACGGCCTTCGAAGACGAGCTCGCGCGCCTGCGCTCCACCGTAGCCAACCGTGACTGGCCGCAGCTGCGCCACATCCTCGAACGGGGCAAGCATTATCGCGACGAGCTGGCCTGA